Within Trichoderma atroviride chromosome 2, complete sequence, the genomic segment GGACAGGTGACCAGGCTTATACCGGCCGATGTGCTGCCGTCTTTGAATGAGATCCCGCCtagggagctggagcagcgaGGAATGATCGTCTTGCCATTGCCTCGAGGTATTCGGCCCAGTGGAACTGCAGATGTGAATTATGCAGTGACAGTCAAGGTGAGCAAATTTCTTCATGttgcaaaaaagaaaaaaaaagttcttctttcgaagaggaagctgaagctTTCAGGCTCAGGCATCTCCATACCACACTCCTCGACGGTCATTAGAAGTCGTCCAGGTATGTCTTAAGCAAGCCCTGactcatcctcttcctccttcaaCATCACTTATCCATTTTGACCAAATCATATCGTTTGTGAAGCTCACGAATCTCTTTCTTCCAGAACCAAATCGACCGCATCGTTGCCACAAACCCAAATGTGCACAAGAGGAACAAGGTATACTGCGACATGTGGATCCACGAGGGCAGATGTGCCTTTACCCAGACAGGATGCAAGTTCAAGCATGAGATGCCCCTGGACGAAGAAACCCAGAGAACCCTTGGGCTTTTCCAAGGCCTCCCCAGTTGgttcaagaagcagcaggaggagtcGGCCATGAGAACGGCCCGTGAGAGTTCCAGTTCCAGTTGTGAGGCCTCACCTACGACTTCGTCGTCTCGAAGCTCGGATTTTGCTTGGCAGAATGTTGCGCTGGGTAGGATCCCCGGAACGGTGGACTCATTAATGGCGATGTCGCAAGATAACAGCAACAAGTTTGGTATGTTCAGGAGCGAGACTTGGGGGAGTAAACATTCTGGCTTTGATACTGATTCATAGACTCTTGCAGATGCTATCCGCTCATCTCAAATGATAGATGTCCGCCCGGTTCCATTTTCTTGGGGCCCTATTGCGCGTCCGAAGGGGGCGGCGTCGAAAGACAGCCCAGCGG encodes:
- a CDS encoding uncharacterized protein (EggNog:ENOG41); this translates as MDRSSGLVSRQGSISHMPWPSETSAFTSHLRQCSAEPAMERQLGFDRSHPSLSSYFLQLSGQDGRDAIREPPQQMVYPNQQQMNNIVSMSPAAATPASRGLASSNWRTIGQEGNPFTRAHQRAQPSLGLAMASMEQGDARGAVSDGYAYYLSRGDGQVTRLIPADVLPSLNEIPPRELEQRGMIVLPLPRGIRPSGTADVNYAVTVKAQASPYHTPRRSLEVVQNQIDRIVATNPNVHKRNKVYCDMWIHEGRCAFTQTGCKFKHEMPLDEETQRTLGLFQGLPSWFKKQQEESAMRTARESSSSSCEASPTTSSSRSSDFAWQNVALGRIPGTVDSLMAMSQDNSNKFDAIRSSQMIDVRPVPFSWGPIARPKGAASKDSPAGRAFGIHA